TAAATTAAGTGAAATGTTAATTTTAGCAATAGTTTACAACCAGTGGCACATGAGTATATGGAGGTATCGTTATGTGGGTAATATTTGGGGTTATTGCAATAGTAGCAACTTTAATAAATCTTTATATGTATAAAGCGGGTAAGGATTATAATCTCGCTATGGCGATGGCATTATCATTTACAGCTTTAACAGTTTGTGCAGATTACAGTTATCTAACCCGGTGGGTAAAAGCAGAAGATTGGGCGGCTTTATCGGATGTAATACCTGGTATGGCAAGGGCATTTTGGCTTTTGACAATTATATCAATCTTACTAAATATAGCACCTATATTTTTAGAACGAAAACGAAAGAACTAATGACTTCTTGTCAGATCATTTCAATGTGCAATTAATATGAATAAAAAAATTTACGCTGGTATTTAGCTAGTTTGCAAAAAAACACCAACCTTTATATTTAAGGTCAGTGTCCATCTTTTATTTCCGCAAAATCTTTTCCATCTTTTTTCCTCTTGCCAGCTCATCGATCAGCTTGTCCAGGTAACGAATTTCTCTCATGGTTGGTTCTTCGATGTCTTCCACTCGGACTCCACAGATTACACCTTTAATCAATTCCCTTGAAGGATTCATGTTAGGAGCTTCTGCGAAGAAGGTCTCAAAGTCTGTATGCTTTTCCAGTATTGCTTCTAATTCATCCTGGCTATACCCTGTCAGCCAAGTGATGATTTCGTCGACT
The window above is part of the Mesobacillus jeotgali genome. Proteins encoded here:
- a CDS encoding DUF2200 domain-containing protein produces the protein MSKHKIYSMSFASVYPHYINKAERKGRTKEEVDEIITWLTGYSQDELEAILEKHTDFETFFAEAPNMNPSRELIKGVICGVRVEDIEEPTMREIRYLDKLIDELARGKKMEKILRK